From the genome of Lotus japonicus ecotype B-129 chromosome 6, LjGifu_v1.2, one region includes:
- the LOC130722503 gene encoding uncharacterized protein LOC130722503, producing MESSSGRPTRNGRVPLSEVVADCVKRWFKDTLKEAKGGDINMQVLVGQMYCTGYGVPKDAQKGRIWLTKASRVRSSVWKVGDKRPGYNASDSDSDDLEEDS from the exons ATGGAGAGCAGCAGTGGAAGACCGACCAGAAACGGCCGTGTGCCGCTATCGGAAGTGGTGGCGGATTGTGTCAAGCGGTGGTTCAAGGATACTCTCAAGGAGGCTAAAGGAGGGGATATTAATATGCAGGTTTTGGTGGGTCAGATGTACTGTACTGGCTATGGTGTTCCCAAAGATGCCCAGAAG GGAAGAATTTGGCTGACTAAAGCATCAAGGGTTAGGTCTTCAGTTTGGAAAGTTGGTGATAAGCGTCCAG GTTATAATGCAAGTGATTCTGATTCCGATGATTTGGAGGAGGATTCTTAA
- the LOC130722502 gene encoding putative GDP-L-fucose synthase 2, translating to MGNHEINAALLSNSFLADKSAKVFVAGHRGLVGSAIVRRLTQLGFTNLILRSHAELDLTSQADVEAFFATTKPEFVIVAAAKVGGIHANNTYPADFIAINLQIQTNIIDSAYRHGAKKLLFLGSSCIYPKFAPQPIPEDALLTGPLEPTNEWYAIAKIAGIKMCQAYRIQYKWDAISGMPTNLYGPNDNFHPENSHVLPALMRRFHEAKVKGAKEVVVWGTGSPLREFLHVDDLADAVVFMMEKYSGIEHLNVGSGKEVTIKELAELMKEVVGFEGDLVWDATKPDGTPRKLMDSSKLAGLGWTAKISLKDGLVDTYKWYVENI from the exons ATGggaaaccatgaaatcaatg CTGCATTGTTATCAAATTCATTTCTAGCTGATAAATCTGCTAAGGTTTTCGTTGCTGGTCACCGGGGTCTTGTTGGCTCAGCCATTGTTCGCAGGCTGACCCAACTTGGGTTTACTAATCTAATTTTGAGATCTCATGCTGAGCTTGATCTCACGAGCCAAGCTGATGTTGAAGCCTTCTTTGCCACTACGAAGCCTGAGTTTGTCATTGTAGCTGCAGCCAAAGTTGGTGGTATCCATGCCAACAATACCTACCCTGCTGATTTCATTGCCATCAATCTCCAAATCCAGACCAATATCATTGATTCTGCTTATCGCCATGGTGCTAAGAAGCTTTTGTTTTTGGGTTCCTCTTGCATTTACCCCAAATTCGCACCCCAACCTATCCCAGAAGATGCTTTGCTTACGGGCCCCTTAGAGCCCACAAACGAATGGTATGCGATTGCCAAGATTGCTGGGATCAAAATGTGCCAGGCTTACAGAATTCAGTATAAGTGGGATGCAATTTCAGGGATGCCAACCAACTTATACGGACCGAATGACAATTTTCATCCTGAGAATTCACATGTTTTACCTGCATTGATGAGAAGGTTTCATGAGGCAAAGGTCAAAGGTGCCAAGGAGGTGGTGGTGTGGGGTACAGGGAGTCCACTGAGGGAGTTTTTGCATGTTGATGATTTGGCAGACGCGGTTGTTTTTATGATGGAGAAGTACAGTGGAATTGAGCATTTGAATGTAGGGAGTGGAAAGGAAGTTACTATTAAGGAATTAGCTGAACTGATGAAGGAAGTGGTGGGATTTGAAGGGGATCTTGTTTGGGATGCTACTAAGCCTGATGGGACTCCAAGAAAGCTTATGGATAGCTCCAAGCTTGCAGGCCTGGGTTGGACTGCCAAAATCTCACTCAAGGATGGGCTTGTTGATACCTACAAATGGTATGTAGAGAACATCTAG